The proteins below come from a single Thalassotalea ponticola genomic window:
- the smpB gene encoding SsrA-binding protein SmpB: MAKKKSNKQSSNTIALNKKARHEYTLSDKFEAGMELQGWEIKAIRQGKVNISDCYVFIKDRQAYLLGAEIQPLISASSHVVCDPRRDRKLLLNRREIDRLIGAVDRQGYSLIATAMYWKRNWVKLEFCLGKGKKSHDKRADIKDREWKVDQGRIMKHKTR, from the coding sequence ATGGCTAAGAAAAAATCAAATAAACAATCAAGTAATACCATCGCTTTAAACAAAAAGGCGAGGCACGAATACACCTTATCCGATAAATTTGAAGCGGGTATGGAGTTACAGGGCTGGGAAATCAAAGCAATCCGCCAAGGTAAAGTAAACATTTCCGACTGCTATGTGTTTATCAAAGACCGTCAAGCCTATTTACTCGGTGCTGAAATACAGCCGTTAATTAGTGCGTCAAGTCATGTGGTTTGTGATCCTAGACGAGATAGAAAACTCCTACTCAACCGCCGAGAAATCGACCGCTTGATAGGCGCAGTTGATCGCCAGGGTTACTCGCTTATTGCCACCGCTATGTATTGGAAACGCAATTGGGTAAAACTTGAGTTTTGCTTAGGTAAAGGTAAAAAATCTCATGATAAGCGCGCCGATATCAAAGACCGCGAATGGAAGGTCGACCAAGGTCGAATCATGAAACACAAAACGCGCTAA
- a CDS encoding DVUA0089 family protein encodes MKQKLLIIFIAILSLSMTAKSSANLIHLEGEIEYQTDVVHISFSIAQDTSDLRFWTDSFMNGLNFDPIAALWDSSGVYIGQSDDNPFVNPETQTVYDSGFSLSFLAAGDYILTIASYSNFASGSHLSEGFRYDSLDPVPIEQHWTRGTGYYSVWLDGVDSARVVSEPSTMMMVLLGLTGLVLRRFKRR; translated from the coding sequence ATGAAACAGAAACTACTTATTATATTTATTGCTATTTTAAGTTTGTCAATGACGGCTAAGTCATCGGCTAACTTGATACATCTTGAAGGTGAGATTGAATATCAAACTGACGTCGTTCACATTAGTTTTTCTATTGCTCAAGATACCAGCGATCTTAGATTCTGGACTGACAGCTTTATGAATGGGCTGAACTTCGACCCTATTGCCGCTCTTTGGGATTCTTCTGGAGTGTATATAGGCCAGAGTGATGATAATCCATTTGTTAATCCCGAGACGCAAACAGTCTATGATTCAGGATTCAGTCTTAGCTTTTTGGCAGCGGGTGACTATATCTTGACGATAGCGTCATATTCAAACTTTGCTTCAGGCTCTCATTTAAGTGAAGGATTTAGATATGATAGCTTAGATCCTGTTCCTATTGAGCAACACTGGACGAGAGGAACTGGATATTATAGTGTTTGGCTAGATGGAGTTGACTCAGCCCGAGTGGTTTCAGAGCCAAGTACCATGATGATGGTATTACTCGGCCTGACTGGATTAGTACTGCGTCGATTTAAGCGTCGATAG
- a CDS encoding type II toxin-antitoxin system RatA family toxin, which produces MPAINRSALVMRSAADMYQLINDVVKYPEFLPGCSDAKIISHNSDSMVASLKIAKGGVQKWFTTKNTLVDGQKVIMQLHDGPFKKLQGYWQLTPLSSDACKIELTLDYEFSSKIIELAFGRVFDSVANSMVSAFTQRAKQV; this is translated from the coding sequence ATGCCAGCGATTAACCGTAGTGCACTGGTCATGCGAAGTGCTGCTGATATGTATCAATTAATTAACGATGTCGTTAAATACCCTGAATTTTTACCCGGTTGCAGTGATGCTAAAATTATCAGTCATAACAGCGACTCTATGGTTGCCTCATTGAAGATAGCCAAAGGCGGTGTGCAAAAGTGGTTTACCACTAAAAATACGCTTGTCGATGGACAAAAAGTGATTATGCAATTACACGATGGGCCGTTTAAAAAGTTGCAAGGTTACTGGCAGCTAACGCCATTAAGCAGTGATGCATGTAAAATTGAATTAACCTTAGACTATGAGTTTTCCAGTAAAATTATAGAGCTAGCATTTGGAAGAGTGTTTGATAGCGTGGCAAACTCGATGGTTAGTGCGTTCACCCAACGAGCAAAACAGGTGTAA
- a CDS encoding prepilin-type N-terminal cleavage/methylation domain-containing protein codes for MNTFNKKKGFGLIEVLVALAIMAIGFMAVATFHTSLIGESANTRNRAEAMSLAQERIEQMRNYTDLALDQDAFNDLFPISTSAANQTSHQGTNTLFTRQETITENDDTREVTVQVLWQDGNGETEVVELSTELAWRSPSLAGEVDATKASQPIVRSATGRARLGKGEVSEEERGQVDYATNGDTTGLLDRGDGDLRLTSENDVVLTLEDACELDNGERTSKPCTGFVEISGSVYIDLDEADLDIFDVHVIASDAAYCQRYIINVHGEAERIDKHKEKGLFTANGDYEYFNYTCYLGGGWHGNIGLLIDGPEWSCMGDPNADIKADEPKVAIRRVYRGMAYKIDDKDDPVTNADGQTIYYSVGVADALKLPAEGQAGHDFVIANLGSSDDTVCTEDTQHTSAIMLKNDATVNGVAGGLFAGVPTDFFCLNQNVAWVDDLKMTAFDYQIDDTCPFDPSDPPSEEHIITGDVHITASLSNANNKLDNFNVYTSDGYGNCEIYLESANFTSDLNIDVKVPYRCKVYDWGNGWSGYVQITPDISVFTCNRLTINVSEDNALTGDKDLGDFKCTDGSDSGTDPQPSLGTVTITGNIVHSGGAKLASLVFAGNQCELARNATSYTCASPEVDLSLVPTFKAVYTSTKDNVCVTSSSATRSVMSVADGLPTATVTVDSASASYNIDIGFSPDECSNLAN; via the coding sequence ATGAACACTTTTAATAAAAAGAAAGGTTTCGGTCTGATTGAAGTATTAGTGGCGCTAGCAATTATGGCCATTGGCTTTATGGCCGTTGCAACTTTTCACACCTCGCTTATTGGCGAAAGTGCTAACACCAGAAACCGAGCTGAGGCGATGTCTTTGGCGCAGGAGCGCATTGAGCAAATGCGCAACTACACCGACTTAGCCCTTGATCAAGATGCGTTTAATGACTTGTTTCCAATCAGCACAAGCGCAGCCAATCAAACCAGTCACCAGGGTACAAATACCTTGTTTACGCGACAAGAAACGATCACTGAAAATGACGATACTCGCGAAGTGACCGTACAAGTGTTATGGCAAGATGGCAACGGTGAAACGGAAGTTGTGGAATTATCTACAGAGCTTGCTTGGCGCTCGCCAAGTTTAGCCGGTGAAGTCGATGCCACCAAAGCCTCTCAACCGATTGTTCGCTCAGCGACCGGTCGCGCCCGATTAGGTAAAGGGGAAGTGTCAGAGGAAGAGCGCGGACAAGTTGACTATGCCACCAATGGCGATACCACCGGCTTGTTAGATCGCGGTGATGGTGACTTGCGGTTAACCTCGGAAAACGACGTGGTACTGACTCTGGAAGACGCGTGTGAACTCGATAACGGTGAACGTACCAGTAAACCTTGTACTGGTTTTGTTGAAATATCGGGTTCGGTATATATTGACTTGGATGAAGCCGATCTCGATATTTTTGATGTTCACGTTATCGCTTCTGATGCCGCTTATTGTCAGCGTTATATCATCAATGTGCACGGTGAGGCTGAACGCATCGATAAGCACAAAGAGAAAGGCTTATTTACCGCCAATGGTGACTACGAATACTTCAACTACACCTGTTATTTAGGTGGCGGCTGGCACGGTAATATCGGTTTGCTTATTGACGGTCCTGAATGGTCTTGTATGGGCGACCCCAATGCTGATATCAAAGCCGATGAACCGAAAGTAGCCATTCGTCGCGTTTACCGCGGTATGGCGTATAAAATCGATGACAAAGACGATCCAGTAACAAACGCAGATGGTCAAACAATTTATTATTCTGTTGGCGTGGCAGATGCGCTTAAATTGCCAGCAGAGGGGCAGGCTGGTCACGATTTTGTGATCGCCAACTTAGGCTCAAGTGATGATACGGTGTGTACAGAAGATACCCAGCACACTTCAGCAATTATGCTAAAAAACGACGCCACAGTAAATGGTGTTGCAGGTGGTTTGTTTGCCGGTGTGCCGACTGATTTCTTCTGTTTAAATCAAAACGTCGCTTGGGTGGACGATTTGAAAATGACAGCGTTTGATTACCAAATAGACGATACATGCCCATTTGACCCAAGCGATCCGCCGTCTGAGGAGCACATCATCACCGGTGATGTACATATAACCGCAAGTCTTAGCAACGCAAACAACAAGCTAGACAACTTTAATGTGTACACCTCTGATGGTTATGGCAACTGCGAGATTTATTTAGAGTCAGCTAACTTTACTTCTGATTTAAACATTGATGTTAAAGTACCTTATCGTTGTAAAGTCTACGATTGGGGCAACGGCTGGTCAGGTTATGTACAAATTACTCCTGATATTTCAGTATTCACGTGTAATCGATTGACCATTAACGTCAGTGAAGATAATGCCTTAACAGGCGATAAAGATTTGGGTGACTTTAAGTGTACCGATGGTTCAGACTCTGGTACTGATCCACAGCCTAGTCTGGGGACGGTAACGATCACCGGTAACATTGTGCACTCTGGTGGAGCAAAATTGGCATCACTTGTATTTGCTGGTAATCAGTGTGAATTAGCGAGAAATGCCACCTCGTACACCTGTGCAAGTCCTGAAGTTGATTTATCACTGGTGCCAACGTTTAAAGCGGTGTATACCTCGACTAAAGACAATGTATGTGTCACCAGTAGCAGTGCAACTCGCAGTGTTATGTCTGTTGCCGACGGATTACCGACAGCGACGGTCACAGTGGATAGTGCCTCAGCATCGTATAATATCGATATAGGCTTTTCTCCGGACGAATGTAGTAATTTAGCGAATTAG
- a CDS encoding hotdog fold domain-containing protein, producing the protein MAQNKLLEVYEKWSKFPFGNRLFSWFFARWAPYFKTINPQVKELRNGYCKVVIPKRKSVENHIGTVHAIAVCNGMELAMGAVCEASIPSHLRWIPKSMTVDYTAKAGSDVTCIADLAGKEWQPGDFGVPVEAFDENGVTVAKGVITVWVSNKKK; encoded by the coding sequence ATGGCTCAAAATAAATTATTGGAAGTCTATGAAAAGTGGAGCAAGTTTCCCTTTGGAAATCGACTTTTTTCCTGGTTTTTTGCTCGCTGGGCTCCGTATTTTAAAACCATAAATCCACAGGTCAAAGAGTTGCGAAACGGCTATTGTAAAGTCGTTATTCCTAAGCGAAAAAGCGTTGAGAACCACATCGGCACCGTACACGCGATTGCTGTATGTAATGGTATGGAGTTGGCCATGGGGGCGGTTTGTGAAGCCAGTATTCCGTCACATCTGCGCTGGATACCTAAGTCTATGACCGTTGATTACACGGCAAAAGCCGGCAGTGATGTCACTTGTATTGCAGACTTGGCTGGCAAAGAGTGGCAACCGGGTGATTTTGGTGTGCCCGTTGAAGCCTTCGACGAAAATGGCGTGACGGTGGCTAAAGGGGTGATCACTGTGTGGGTAAGTAACAAGAAAAAATAG
- a CDS encoding IS3 family transposase (programmed frameshift), whose amino-acid sequence MKKQRFTETQIFAILKEGETGALTVPDLCRKHGVGQSTYYQWKSKYGGMKQSELARLRELEDENRKLKKMFADVSLQNMALKDVIEKKAIKPSERKRLAQYAHVQLGLGVVLACQAFKISRCTYYYQPKSADDRAIIDVLAELAQKHPRYGFRKMFKRLRLLGHHWNHKRVYRVYCGLKLNLRRKHKQRLPTRDPEPLSVPTSANDCWSMDFMHDSLSCGRSFRTFNVIDDYNRELLAIEIDTGMPATRVIRVLDRIAEYRGYPKRLRQDNGPEFISHALELWAEQHGVKLDFIKPGKPTQNAFIERFNRTYRNEILDCYLFKSLTEVREITDSWIEEYNYERPHESLNDLPPKIYEQRLKENSIGI is encoded by the exons ATGAAAAAACAACGATTCACGGAAACGCAAATCTTCGCCATTTTGAAAGAAGGTGAAACGGGTGCATTAACCGTCCCCGACTTATGTCGCAAGCACGGTGTCGGACAAAGCACCTACTACCAGTGGAAATCAAAGTACGGTGGCATGAAGCAATCTGAATTGGCGCGCCTTCGAGAGCTTGAAGACGAAAATAGAAAGCTCAAAAAGATGTTTGCCGATGTCAGCTTACAAAACATGGCGCTCAAAGACGTTATTGA GAAAAAAGCTATAAAGCCATCAGAGCGAAAGCGGTTAGCTCAATATGCACATGTGCAACTTGGGTTAGGTGTTGTGTTGGCGTGTCAGGCATTTAAGATCAGTCGTTGCACGTATTATTATCAACCTAAGTCGGCTGATGACAGGGCGATTATTGATGTACTTGCGGAGCTCGCTCAGAAGCATCCGCGATACGGCTTTAGAAAGATGTTTAAGCGCTTGAGGTTACTTGGGCATCATTGGAATCATAAGCGCGTTTATCGCGTCTATTGCGGTTTGAAACTAAACCTTCGACGCAAACATAAACAACGATTGCCGACTCGTGATCCGGAGCCTCTTTCTGTACCGACGAGCGCTAATGATTGCTGGTCAATGGATTTTATGCACGACAGCTTAAGCTGCGGCCGTTCGTTTCGAACGTTCAACGTCATTGATGATTATAATCGAGAGCTGTTAGCTATCGAAATTGATACTGGCATGCCCGCCACTCGTGTGATCCGTGTTCTGGATCGTATAGCTGAATATCGAGGCTATCCCAAACGTTTAAGGCAAGATAACGGTCCCGAATTTATTTCTCATGCCCTTGAATTATGGGCTGAGCAGCACGGTGTTAAACTGGACTTCATAAAGCCTGGTAAGCCTACTCAAAATGCGTTTATCGAGCGATTTAATCGAACTTACCGAAATGAAATTTTAGATTGTTATTTGTTTAAGTCGTTGACGGAAGTAAGAGAAATAACCGATAGTTGGATAGAAGAATATAATTATGAGCGACCACATGAATCGCTCAATGATCTACCACCCAAGATTTACGAGCAACGATTAAAGGAAAACTCTATCGGGATCTGA
- a CDS encoding GspH/FimT family pseudopilin, whose product MKKINGITLIELLVTIFVLSILVSVAVPSFLDSLRKQKLISAAEQMYSFVQQARSESLARSEPIFVNLASLNTSSWSYGMKGEACNPTITSNTDSAACVLVVDDGDGVFNAAADSVIHRVDGSEHDNINLSLKNGSGSTAQIVFDPARGTVDASQDFKFYNQQQQSVVVRVNKLGIVKICSDDYAEYKSCNA is encoded by the coding sequence ATGAAAAAAATAAACGGCATCACACTTATTGAATTATTAGTCACTATATTCGTGTTGAGTATATTGGTGAGCGTTGCCGTGCCCAGCTTTCTTGACTCTCTAAGAAAACAAAAATTAATTAGTGCCGCCGAACAAATGTACTCGTTTGTTCAACAAGCGCGCTCTGAGTCCCTCGCTCGCTCCGAACCCATTTTTGTTAACCTCGCATCTTTAAATACATCCTCGTGGTCGTACGGGATGAAGGGGGAAGCTTGTAACCCCACCATTACGTCAAATACCGATTCAGCAGCCTGCGTTTTAGTTGTTGATGACGGTGACGGAGTATTTAACGCAGCTGCTGACAGTGTCATACATCGCGTAGACGGCAGTGAACACGACAATATCAACTTAAGCCTAAAAAACGGTAGCGGTAGTACCGCACAAATCGTATTTGATCCTGCGCGAGGCACAGTTGATGCAAGCCAAGACTTTAAATTTTACAATCAACAACAACAGTCAGTGGTCGTGCGCGTTAATAAATTGGGTATTGTCAAAATTTGTTCTGACGATTATGCGGAGTATAAATCATGCAACGCGTAA
- a CDS encoding RnfH family protein: MQQVSIEVVYALPNEQTLMSLLVDEGATVEQAIAESGICHQYPEIDLQVNKVGIWNKAVKLQQVVQDGDRIEIYRPLIADPKEVRKRRAEKAKLEGRADKVTGGRVNPLRGSNDSGE; encoded by the coding sequence ATGCAACAAGTATCAATAGAAGTCGTCTACGCATTGCCGAATGAACAAACTTTAATGTCGTTGCTAGTCGATGAAGGCGCTACCGTTGAACAGGCAATTGCTGAGTCGGGAATTTGCCATCAATACCCTGAAATAGACTTGCAAGTAAATAAAGTTGGCATATGGAATAAAGCGGTAAAACTACAGCAAGTAGTGCAAGACGGCGATCGAATTGAAATATATCGTCCTCTGATTGCCGATCCAAAAGAAGTTCGCAAACGTCGAGCTGAAAAGGCTAAGCTTGAAGGTCGCGCCGATAAGGTCACTGGTGGCCGTGTAAATCCATTGCGAGGTAGCAATGATTCCGGCGAATAG
- a CDS encoding EAL domain-containing protein, giving the protein MTSLFSSLRNRAFLLFALILVSIQAISLIAHHYSIEQRNQQQLLATVDRAQQLVSDKLAMRSRLLSTFAQISASDQALIDQFASPIKNVSLALNNYRKHLDADLALAIDTNGVIFGQLEVKDSNKEIKRLSPATQLNQGFGQTQWLKDHPVHAYYVDNKRVYQLLVTPILQDFVIIGHVAVGFELNQTFFDEIAKLTGFHLAINHSDSEQWLITSNSLAELHTAPSISEVADSLAQGQLYGTQIALSQAEQPVVNLMMFQTKAELSDAVALANPNSYLVPVLTLLGALLGAYFIQRYLASPISALINQVKNITNGQPTQTQLAGATAELHDLAEQVKVMERAIGEREDKIYQEAYCDIMTGLPNRSQFYREMESIKEPYLLCQVNVRRIVEINDNFGHDVGDDVISEVAHRLSKLSQPIYHISGNGFLLRFDHKTQKDINSVVEDINRVFEPAFIYQTIAIHLEANIGVTVSDGWSQPKRVLKESDSAMQLAKRDNLNFQVYDRQIDLNTLDRLQLVNRLNGAIDNDEFMLLFQPKLDLSSHCIDGVEALLRWNHPVNGLITPDNFIHTADKTGQITALSKWVVDKCIEQHLEWRNQGIVLQIAINISQQNLLDSEFCQYLIDKLSNDHGIREMLSFEICEKAFDDHSSAAVDNIIKLHRYGINLVIDNYGTGYSSLAQLRFLPVKELNIDKTFIDHVMQQPNDQKIVVSMINLAHQLNLRVVAKGVEDQATITWLSDNQCDMVQGYVLSRALSSGDLIQWLTTSDYRYKQLEQQSRV; this is encoded by the coding sequence ATGACGTCATTATTTTCTAGCCTGCGCAACAGAGCATTTTTATTATTTGCATTGATACTCGTGTCGATTCAGGCGATTTCCTTAATAGCTCATCACTACAGTATTGAGCAACGCAATCAACAACAGCTTTTAGCAACCGTAGACAGAGCACAACAGTTAGTATCGGACAAACTTGCGATGCGCAGTCGATTGCTGTCAACCTTTGCCCAAATCTCCGCCAGTGATCAAGCCTTAATCGACCAATTTGCGAGTCCGATCAAAAATGTGTCGCTGGCACTAAACAACTATCGCAAACACCTGGACGCCGATTTAGCGCTTGCCATTGACACCAACGGGGTGATTTTTGGTCAACTTGAGGTGAAAGATAGCAACAAAGAAATAAAACGTCTCTCCCCCGCAACACAACTCAATCAGGGCTTTGGTCAAACACAATGGCTAAAAGACCACCCTGTACACGCTTACTACGTTGACAATAAGCGCGTATATCAATTGCTCGTGACACCGATTTTACAAGACTTCGTTATTATTGGTCATGTGGCAGTTGGCTTTGAATTGAACCAAACATTTTTTGATGAAATAGCCAAGCTTACCGGTTTTCACCTTGCCATTAATCACAGCGATAGTGAGCAATGGCTTATTACCAGTAATTCATTAGCAGAATTACATACTGCCCCGTCTATTTCTGAAGTTGCAGACTCTCTCGCCCAAGGTCAGTTATACGGTACACAAATTGCCTTGAGTCAGGCTGAGCAGCCTGTGGTTAACCTAATGATGTTTCAAACGAAAGCTGAGCTCAGTGACGCAGTTGCACTAGCAAATCCGAATTCGTACTTGGTGCCGGTGTTAACCTTACTTGGCGCACTGCTCGGTGCTTACTTTATCCAGCGCTACTTAGCATCGCCTATTTCGGCGCTAATCAACCAAGTAAAAAATATTACTAATGGCCAACCAACTCAAACACAGCTAGCTGGCGCGACAGCAGAACTACACGATTTAGCTGAGCAAGTAAAAGTCATGGAACGCGCCATTGGTGAGCGAGAAGATAAAATTTATCAAGAGGCGTACTGCGACATTATGACTGGCTTGCCCAATCGCAGCCAGTTTTATCGCGAAATGGAAAGTATAAAAGAGCCTTACCTTTTATGCCAAGTAAACGTGCGTCGCATTGTCGAAATTAATGATAACTTTGGTCACGACGTCGGTGACGATGTGATCAGCGAGGTAGCCCATCGCTTAAGTAAGCTGTCACAGCCGATTTATCACATATCTGGAAATGGCTTTTTACTGCGCTTTGACCACAAAACACAAAAAGACATCAATAGTGTGGTAGAGGATATTAACCGCGTTTTTGAACCGGCATTTATCTATCAAACGATTGCTATTCATCTAGAAGCCAATATTGGCGTGACGGTAAGCGATGGTTGGTCTCAACCTAAGCGCGTGTTGAAAGAATCAGACTCGGCAATGCAACTTGCCAAGCGCGACAACCTAAACTTTCAAGTATACGATCGCCAAATCGACCTAAATACGCTGGACCGACTGCAACTGGTCAATCGCCTTAACGGGGCAATTGACAATGATGAGTTTATGTTGCTATTTCAACCTAAACTTGACCTAAGTAGCCACTGTATCGATGGTGTTGAAGCGCTACTGCGCTGGAATCACCCTGTTAACGGCTTAATTACGCCAGACAATTTTATTCATACTGCAGATAAAACAGGCCAAATTACCGCCTTGAGTAAATGGGTCGTCGACAAGTGCATTGAGCAACACCTAGAATGGCGAAATCAGGGTATTGTGTTGCAGATCGCCATCAACATTTCACAGCAAAACTTATTGGATTCAGAATTTTGTCAATACTTGATCGATAAACTCAGTAATGACCACGGCATTCGCGAAATGCTGAGTTTTGAAATTTGTGAAAAGGCCTTTGATGACCACTCGTCCGCTGCCGTTGATAATATAATCAAACTGCATCGATACGGTATCAATTTGGTGATTGATAACTACGGTACTGGCTATTCGTCGCTTGCACAACTGCGCTTTTTACCTGTTAAAGAATTGAATATCGATAAAACCTTTATTGATCACGTGATGCAACAGCCCAATGATCAAAAGATTGTAGTTTCAATGATTAACCTAGCTCATCAACTTAACTTGCGCGTGGTTGCCAAGGGCGTTGAAGATCAGGCGACAATTACCTGGCTCAGCGACAACCAATGCGACATGGTACAAGGTTATGTGCTATCAAGGGCACTATCAAGCGGTGACCTTATTCAGTGGTTAACAACTAGCGACTACCGCTATAAACAGCTTGAACAGCAAAGTCGCGTTTAA
- a CDS encoding type IV pilin protein — MKGKISGFTLIELMVVVAIIGILAGIAYPSFADYAMKARRADARAAIMDVALAQAKLRTSCPTYASMLDGASDCAAGKVGAATLSDNGYYSLALSNASGNAYTITATAQGVQVQDTECASMTYTVNAANPRGLKAPSSCW; from the coding sequence ATGAAAGGAAAAATCAGCGGTTTTACGCTCATAGAGCTTATGGTGGTGGTGGCAATTATCGGTATTTTAGCCGGTATTGCATACCCCTCATTTGCTGACTACGCCATGAAGGCGCGTCGCGCTGACGCCAGAGCCGCAATTATGGATGTGGCACTGGCGCAAGCCAAGCTGCGCACCTCGTGCCCTACCTACGCAAGTATGCTGGATGGGGCGAGTGATTGTGCAGCCGGTAAAGTTGGTGCTGCAACATTGAGTGACAATGGTTATTACAGTCTGGCGTTATCTAATGCCAGCGGTAATGCCTATACCATTACCGCAACGGCCCAGGGAGTGCAGGTGCAAGACACGGAGTGTGCATCGATGACCTATACCGTCAATGCCGCCAATCCTAGAGGATTGAAAGCGCCATCGTCGTGTTGGTAA
- a CDS encoding PilX N-terminal domain-containing pilus assembly protein, giving the protein MSPLKKQRGLATLAISIILLILITLASLYLGRTLIQEKTLVGNDIRAKQAFEAAEAGIAVAQEYFVKGIAENTADGKYEIFASVAGEPDDSFRGTLGDNRFEVTLEEVEIDGIIAMAITSTGISSDGSARKTVHSDIVALNPLPNIPDNPISTKGAFIIGGSATVTNTEGHSTIWSGEDVDVGSNNSTKTEVANPNDDGYPACMDIPNACSTMQSSNREMAGLDIIEHDTDLANLTAEEMFINFFGIAPSSYKETMATRVIDPLNPSESRGDCGNSWDGCAHLAQNEVVWVEGDLVAQGKTVGCAVAVTGSNSCAEADEAPSIVIVNGDAEFSGTPHFYGILFIMGNLNGTGNMTVHGAMISAGQGHTGSGSLDAYYNSRLLEKLQSNGPRAVSAGSWKDF; this is encoded by the coding sequence ATGAGTCCACTAAAAAAACAACGCGGCTTAGCCACTCTGGCCATATCGATAATTTTACTGATCTTAATTACCTTGGCATCGCTTTACTTAGGGCGAACTCTTATCCAAGAAAAAACCTTGGTGGGTAATGATATTCGCGCTAAACAAGCGTTTGAAGCAGCCGAAGCCGGAATAGCTGTCGCACAAGAGTATTTTGTTAAAGGTATTGCTGAGAATACCGCAGACGGTAAGTATGAAATATTTGCCAGTGTCGCGGGCGAGCCAGATGATTCGTTTCGAGGCACACTTGGCGATAATCGCTTTGAAGTAACCCTCGAAGAAGTTGAAATTGACGGTATTATCGCGATGGCGATTACCTCAACAGGGATAAGTAGCGACGGCAGTGCACGTAAGACGGTTCACTCGGATATTGTAGCGTTAAATCCGCTGCCTAATATCCCTGACAACCCAATAAGTACCAAAGGCGCCTTTATTATTGGCGGCTCTGCAACCGTTACCAATACAGAGGGACACAGTACCATATGGAGTGGTGAAGATGTTGACGTTGGGTCAAATAACTCGACCAAAACAGAAGTAGCCAACCCCAACGACGACGGCTATCCCGCGTGTATGGATATTCCCAATGCGTGTAGCACGATGCAATCGTCGAATCGCGAAATGGCAGGCTTAGATATCATTGAGCACGACACCGATTTAGCTAACTTGACCGCCGAAGAAATGTTCATTAACTTTTTTGGTATTGCGCCGAGTTCTTATAAAGAGACGATGGCGACACGGGTTATTGATCCGTTAAACCCGAGTGAAAGCCGAGGCGATTGCGGTAATAGCTGGGACGGTTGTGCCCATTTAGCACAAAACGAGGTGGTTTGGGTTGAAGGTGACTTGGTTGCGCAGGGCAAAACCGTTGGTTGTGCTGTTGCAGTGACTGGGTCAAATAGCTGTGCAGAGGCGGATGAAGCCCCCAGCATAGTGATTGTTAATGGTGATGCAGAGTTTTCTGGTACACCGCACTTTTATGGCATTTTGTTTATTATGGGCAACCTTAATGGTACCGGTAATATGACAGTACACGGCGCTATGATCTCGGCAGGTCAAGGCCACACGGGCTCTGGTAGTTTAGACGCTTATTACAATTCACGCTTATTAGAAAAATTGCAAAGTAACGGTCCTCGGGCTGTATCTGCTGGCAGTTGGAAAGATTTCTAG
- a CDS encoding prepilin-type N-terminal cleavage/methylation domain-containing protein: protein MIKAMVGDQKGYSLIELLIGLILLSIVMMGVLRVHLHSISLHQHHLASIKAHAFIANMLAYIRANPLHADKYTHSSTQAILNVDCQVSQCDPVDMAKYQLIDWQQDLARELPNAASVVSANANRIDVSVYWSYSQRLSSVNIASEPCPANNANYQCVHYTIE, encoded by the coding sequence ATGATAAAGGCTATGGTTGGCGATCAAAAAGGCTACTCGCTAATTGAATTGTTGATCGGCTTAATTCTTCTCAGCATAGTCATGATGGGCGTGTTAAGAGTCCACCTGCACAGTATTTCATTACACCAACATCATTTGGCCAGTATTAAAGCACACGCTTTTATTGCCAATATGTTAGCGTATATTCGCGCAAACCCACTGCACGCTGATAAGTACACCCATTCGAGTACACAGGCGATACTCAATGTCGATTGCCAAGTAAGTCAATGCGACCCGGTAGATATGGCTAAATACCAATTAATCGATTGGCAACAAGACCTGGCTCGCGAACTGCCTAATGCGGCCAGTGTGGTAAGCGCCAATGCCAATCGCATTGACGTTAGCGTTTATTGGTCTTATAGCCAACGTCTAAGCAGTGTCAATATCGCCAGTGAGCCTTGTCCTGCAAATAACGCAAATTACCAGTGTGTACACTATACAATTGAATGA